The Streptomyces sp. CC0208 genome window below encodes:
- a CDS encoding metallopeptidase TldD-related protein, whose product MSARTNKPHEIVERALALSRADGCVVIADEQSTANLRWAGNALTTNGVTRGRTLTVIATVDGKEGTASGVVSRSAVTADELEPLVRAAEAAARGAGPAEDAQPLVTGVPESPDFTDAPVETSSAVFADFAPALGESFARARAGGRELYGFANHELVSTYLGTSTGLRLRHDQPNGTLELNAKSPDRTRSAWAGRSTRDFKDVDPAALDAELAVRLGWAERRVPLPAGRYETLLPPTAVADLLIYQLWSASGRDAVEGRTVFSKPGGGTRVGEALTGLPLTLRSDPNEPGLETAPFVVAHSSGGDQSVFDNGLPVGATEWVRQGTLAHLTTTRHSAALTGLAVAPAIGNLILDGGQDLSLEEMVANTTRGLLLTCLWYIREVDPATLLLTGLTRDGVYLVENGEVTGEVNNFRFNESPVGLLGRATEAGRTEKTLPREWSDWFTRAAMPALRVPDFNMSSVSQGV is encoded by the coding sequence ATGAGCGCCCGCACCAACAAGCCGCACGAGATCGTCGAGCGGGCCCTCGCGCTGTCGCGGGCGGACGGCTGTGTCGTGATCGCCGACGAGCAGTCGACCGCCAACCTGCGCTGGGCGGGCAACGCGCTCACCACGAACGGTGTCACGCGCGGGCGCACGCTCACCGTCATCGCGACCGTCGACGGCAAGGAGGGCACGGCCTCCGGAGTGGTCTCCCGGTCCGCGGTGACCGCGGACGAACTGGAGCCGCTGGTGCGGGCCGCCGAGGCCGCCGCCCGCGGAGCCGGGCCCGCCGAGGACGCCCAGCCGCTGGTCACCGGCGTACCGGAGTCCCCTGACTTCACGGACGCGCCCGTCGAGACCTCCTCGGCGGTCTTCGCCGACTTCGCGCCGGCACTCGGCGAGTCCTTCGCACGCGCGCGTGCGGGCGGCCGCGAGCTGTACGGCTTCGCCAACCACGAGCTCGTGTCCACGTACCTGGGCACGTCCACGGGGCTGCGGCTGCGTCACGACCAGCCCAACGGCACGCTGGAGCTCAACGCCAAGTCGCCGGACCGGACCCGCTCGGCCTGGGCCGGTCGCTCCACGCGGGACTTCAAGGACGTCGACCCGGCGGCGCTGGACGCCGAGCTCGCCGTACGCCTGGGGTGGGCCGAGCGGCGCGTCCCACTGCCCGCGGGGCGGTACGAGACGCTGCTGCCGCCGACCGCGGTCGCGGACCTGCTGATCTACCAGCTGTGGTCGGCGTCGGGCCGGGACGCGGTCGAGGGGCGGACGGTGTTCTCCAAGCCCGGAGGCGGTACCCGGGTCGGCGAGGCGCTCACCGGTCTGCCGCTGACCCTGCGCAGTGACCCGAACGAGCCGGGCCTGGAGACCGCGCCGTTCGTGGTCGCGCACTCCTCCGGGGGCGACCAGTCGGTGTTCGACAACGGCCTTCCGGTCGGGGCGACCGAGTGGGTACGGCAGGGCACGCTGGCGCATCTGACCACCACCCGGCACAGCGCGGCCCTGACCGGGCTCGCCGTGGCCCCGGCGATCGGCAACCTGATCCTGGACGGCGGCCAGGACCTCTCCCTGGAGGAGATGGTCGCGAACACCACGCGCGGGCTGCTGCTGACCTGCCTCTGGTACATCCGCGAGGTGGACCCGGCCACGCTGCTGCTGACCGGGCTGACCCGGGACGGTGTGTATCTCGTCGAGAACGGCGAGGTGACCGGCGAGGTCAACAACTTCCGGTTCAACGAGTCGCCGGTCGGCCTGCTGGGACGGGCGACGGAGGCGGGGCGGACGGAGAAGACGCTGCCGAGGGAGTGGAGCGACTGGTTCACCAGGGCCGCGATGCCTGCGCTGCGGGTGCCCGATTTCAATATGAGCTCTGTCAGTCAGGGCGTATAA
- a CDS encoding TldD/PmbA family protein — MPHTIDEAFTALPLRALADAALARARALGADHADFRFERVRSADWRVRDAKPSGSSDTTDLGYAVRVVHGGTWGFASGVDLTMDAAAKVASQAVAMAKLSAQVIRAAGSDERVELADEPVHADRTWISSYEIDPFTVPDEEKAALLADWSARLLAANGVNHVDASLLTVHENKFYADTAGTVTTQQRVRLHPQLTAVSVDESSGEFDSMRTIAPPVGRGWEYLTGTGWDWESELEQIPELLAEKMRAPSVEAGLYDLVVDPSNLWLTIHESIGHATELDRALGYEAAYAGTSFATFDQLGKLRYGSELMNVTGDRTAEHGLATIGYDDEGVAGQSWDLVKDGTLVGYQLDRRIAKLTGFERSNGCAYADSPGHVPVQRMANVSLQPDPAGLSTEDLIGSVDRGIYVVGDRSWSIDMQRYNFQFTGQRFFRIENGRITGQLRDVAYQATTTDFWGSMAAVGGPQTYVLGGAFNCGKAQPGQVAAVSHGCPSALFKGVNILNTTQEAGR, encoded by the coding sequence GTGCCTCATACCATCGACGAAGCCTTCACAGCGCTTCCCCTACGTGCCCTCGCCGACGCCGCGCTGGCACGCGCGCGTGCGCTCGGCGCCGACCATGCGGACTTCCGGTTCGAGCGGGTGCGCAGCGCGGACTGGCGGGTCCGGGACGCCAAGCCGTCCGGGTCCTCGGACACCACCGACCTCGGGTACGCGGTGCGGGTCGTGCACGGCGGGACCTGGGGCTTCGCGTCGGGTGTGGATCTGACGATGGACGCCGCCGCCAAGGTAGCCTCGCAGGCCGTGGCCATGGCGAAGCTGTCCGCGCAGGTGATCCGCGCGGCCGGGTCCGACGAGCGGGTGGAGCTCGCCGACGAGCCCGTGCACGCCGACAGGACGTGGATCTCGTCGTACGAGATCGATCCGTTCACCGTGCCCGACGAGGAGAAGGCGGCGCTGCTCGCGGACTGGAGCGCGCGGCTGCTGGCGGCGAACGGGGTCAACCACGTCGACGCCTCGCTGCTCACCGTGCACGAGAACAAGTTCTACGCCGACACCGCGGGCACGGTGACCACACAGCAACGGGTCCGGCTGCACCCGCAGCTGACGGCGGTGTCGGTCGACGAGTCCAGCGGCGAGTTCGACTCCATGCGGACCATCGCGCCACCGGTCGGACGCGGCTGGGAGTACCTCACGGGCACCGGCTGGGACTGGGAGAGCGAGCTGGAGCAGATCCCGGAGCTGCTCGCCGAGAAGATGCGGGCGCCCAGTGTCGAGGCGGGCCTGTACGACCTCGTCGTCGACCCGTCCAACCTCTGGCTGACCATCCACGAGTCCATCGGCCACGCCACCGAGCTGGACCGCGCGCTCGGCTACGAGGCCGCCTACGCCGGTACCTCCTTCGCCACCTTCGACCAGCTCGGCAAACTGCGCTACGGCTCCGAGTTGATGAACGTCACCGGCGACCGCACCGCCGAGCACGGCCTCGCGACCATCGGCTACGACGACGAGGGCGTCGCGGGCCAGTCCTGGGACCTGGTGAAGGACGGCACCCTTGTCGGCTACCAGCTGGACCGGCGGATCGCGAAGCTGACCGGGTTCGAGCGGTCCAACGGCTGCGCCTACGCCGACTCCCCCGGGCACGTCCCGGTGCAGCGCATGGCCAACGTGTCGCTCCAGCCGGACCCGGCGGGCCTGTCGACGGAGGATCTCATCGGCAGCGTGGACCGCGGGATCTACGTCGTCGGGGACCGGTCGTGGTCGATCGACATGCAGCGCTATAACTTCCAGTTCACCGGCCAGCGGTTCTTCAGGATCGAGAACGGGCGGATCACCGGGCAGCTGCGGGACGTCGCCTACCAGGCGACCACCACCGACTTCTGGGGCTCGATGGCGGCGGTGGGCGGCCCGCAGACCTATGTCCTCGGCGGCGCCTTCAACTGCGGCAAGGCCCAGCCGGGCCAGGTCGCGGCCGTGTCGCACGGCTGCCCCTCGGCCCTCTTCAAGGGCGTCAACATCCTCAACACCACGCAGGAGGCCGGTCGATGA
- the fabG gene encoding 3-oxoacyl-[acyl-carrier-protein] reductase: MSRSVLVTGGNRGIGLAIARAFAEAGDKVAITYRSGEPPAALTELGCLAVKCDITDTEQVEQAYKEIEAEHGPVEVLIANAGITKDQLLMRMSEEDFTSVVDTNLTGTFRVVKRANRGMLRAKKGRVVLISSVVGLYGGPGQANYAASKAALVGFARSLARELGSRSITFNVVAPGFVDTDMTKALTDEQREGIVKQVPLGRYAQPEEVAATVRFLASDDASYITGAVIPVDGGLGMGH; encoded by the coding sequence TTGAGCCGCTCGGTTCTCGTCACCGGAGGCAACCGGGGCATCGGCCTCGCCATCGCCCGCGCATTCGCCGAGGCCGGCGACAAGGTCGCCATCACATACCGCTCGGGGGAGCCGCCGGCCGCCCTGACCGAATTGGGCTGCCTGGCCGTCAAGTGCGACATCACCGACACCGAGCAGGTGGAGCAGGCCTACAAGGAGATCGAGGCCGAGCACGGCCCGGTCGAGGTGCTGATCGCCAACGCCGGCATCACCAAGGACCAGCTCCTGATGCGGATGTCCGAGGAGGACTTCACCTCGGTCGTCGACACCAACCTCACCGGCACCTTCCGCGTGGTCAAGCGCGCCAACCGCGGCATGCTGCGCGCCAAGAAGGGCCGGGTCGTCCTGATCTCCTCGGTCGTCGGCCTCTACGGCGGCCCCGGCCAGGCCAACTACGCCGCCTCCAAGGCCGCCCTGGTCGGCTTCGCCCGCTCGCTCGCCCGTGAGCTGGGCTCGCGCAGCATCACCTTCAACGTCGTCGCGCCCGGCTTCGTCGACACCGACATGACCAAGGCGCTCACCGACGAGCAGCGTGAGGGCATCGTGAAGCAGGTGCCGCTCGGTCGTTACGCGCAGCCCGAGGAGGTCGCCGCGACGGTGCGGTTCCTCGCCTCGGACGACGCCTCGTACATCACTGGAGCCGTCATTCCCGTTGACGGCGGACTGGGAATGGGTCACTGA
- the fabI gene encoding enoyl-ACP reductase FabI gives MSGILEGKRVLITGVLMESSIAFHAAKLAQEQGAEIILTAFPRPTLTERIAKKLPKPTKVIELDVTNDEHLGRLADLVGEELGGLDGVVHSIGFAPQDALGGNFLNTPFESVATAMHVSAYSLKSLTMACLPLMQNGGSVVGLTFDAQYAWPQYDWMGPAKAALEATSRYVARDLGKQNIRCNLISAGPLASMAAKSIPGFSDLAAVWDNRSPLEWDLKDPEPAGKGIVALLSDWFPKTTGEIIHVDGGLHAIGA, from the coding sequence ATGAGCGGAATTCTCGAGGGAAAGCGCGTCCTGATCACCGGTGTGCTGATGGAGTCCTCCATCGCGTTCCACGCCGCGAAGCTGGCCCAGGAGCAGGGCGCGGAGATCATCCTGACCGCGTTCCCGCGGCCCACGCTGACCGAGCGCATCGCCAAGAAGCTCCCCAAGCCCACCAAGGTCATCGAGCTCGACGTGACCAACGACGAGCACCTCGGCCGGCTGGCCGACCTCGTCGGCGAGGAGCTCGGCGGCCTCGACGGCGTCGTGCACTCCATCGGCTTCGCGCCGCAGGACGCGCTCGGCGGCAACTTCCTGAACACGCCGTTCGAGTCCGTGGCCACGGCCATGCACGTCTCGGCGTACTCCCTGAAGTCGCTCACCATGGCGTGCCTGCCGCTGATGCAGAACGGCGGCTCGGTCGTCGGCCTCACCTTCGACGCGCAGTACGCCTGGCCGCAGTACGACTGGATGGGCCCCGCCAAGGCCGCCCTGGAGGCCACCAGCCGCTACGTCGCCCGTGACCTGGGCAAGCAGAACATCCGCTGCAACCTCATCTCCGCGGGCCCGCTCGCCTCCATGGCCGCCAAGTCCATCCCGGGCTTCAGCGACCTGGCCGCCGTGTGGGACAACCGCTCGCCGCTGGAGTGGGACCTCAAGGACCCGGAGCCGGCTGGCAAGGGCATCGTCGCCCTGCTGAGCGACTGGTTCCCGAAGACCACGGGCGAGATCATCCACGTGGACGGCGGGCTGCACGCCATCGGAGCCTGA
- a CDS encoding FadR/GntR family transcriptional regulator, whose amino-acid sequence MPLSHPRRSALSEQVIAALRNQITSGEWPVGSRIPTEPELVEQLGVARNTVREAVRALAHNGLLDIRQGSGTYVVATSELAGVMHRRFADADPRHVAELRSTLESSAARLAAERRTEKDLKQLDVLLVRREEAWQSGDAEAFVTADATFHLAVVAASHNDVMTKVYADLGEVLRDWLREDVGEELTPETYMDHTRLVDAIRAGDAAAAAEEAAGYPFVCRPGRFSAPASGG is encoded by the coding sequence ATGCCCCTGAGCCATCCCCGCCGCTCGGCGCTGTCCGAGCAGGTCATCGCCGCGCTGCGCAACCAGATCACCTCGGGCGAGTGGCCGGTCGGCTCCCGGATCCCGACGGAGCCCGAGCTGGTCGAGCAGCTCGGGGTCGCCCGCAACACCGTCCGCGAGGCCGTCCGCGCGCTCGCGCACAACGGCCTGCTCGACATCCGCCAGGGCTCGGGAACATACGTCGTGGCGACCAGTGAGCTGGCGGGCGTGATGCACCGCAGGTTCGCCGACGCGGACCCACGGCACGTCGCCGAGCTGCGCTCCACCCTGGAGTCGTCCGCGGCGCGGCTGGCCGCCGAGCGGCGTACCGAGAAGGACCTCAAGCAGCTCGACGTGCTCCTGGTGCGGCGCGAGGAGGCCTGGCAGTCGGGCGACGCGGAGGCCTTCGTGACGGCGGACGCCACCTTCCACCTGGCCGTGGTGGCCGCCTCGCACAACGACGTGATGACCAAGGTGTACGCGGACCTCGGCGAGGTGCTGCGCGACTGGCTGCGCGAGGACGTCGGCGAGGAGCTGACGCCGGAGACGTACATGGACCACACCCGGCTCGTCGACGCGATCCGCGCGGGCGACGCGGCCGCGGCCGCCGAGGAGGCGGCCGGCTACCCCTTCGTGTGCCGTCCGGGACGGTTCAGCGCGCCAGCTTCCGGTGGCTGA
- a CDS encoding CynX/NimT family MFS transporter, which translates to MMGVMAREETRTAKSMSTRSSATPPEGGGPLAPAPRAWAVRLVVVGIVLSALNLRPAITSLGALLEEVRDGLGMSGSVAGLLTSVPPLCFAVFGVMAPRLARRFGAGAVVCAGMVAITTGLLIRPYTGSTAGFLAASALALMGIAVSNVLMPVIVKRWFPDRVGSMTGLYSMALALGTSAAAAVTVPVTEALGGSWQSGLAVWAGLAAAAVLPWIPLVRDGGPASAESKVARSVHTRVQGAGPVRHVHARVEPPALRITRSRTAWALAVFFGLQATAAYITMGWMAQIFRDAGVPAGTAGLLLAVTMVMGVPLAFVIPRVATRLPHQGPIVLALGVCGLAGYAGLYLAPAAGAWAWAVLLGVSNCAFPLALTMVGMRARTGAGVAQLSAFAQSTGYLISIPGPLLVGVLYQHSGGWGLPIALMIGLMIPQMAVGVLAGRDRTVEEEAAR; encoded by the coding sequence ATGATGGGTGTCATGGCCCGTGAGGAAACCCGGACAGCGAAGTCCATGAGCACCCGCAGTTCCGCCACCCCGCCCGAGGGGGGAGGGCCCCTGGCGCCCGCCCCGCGCGCGTGGGCGGTGCGCCTGGTCGTCGTCGGCATCGTGCTGTCCGCCCTCAACCTCCGCCCCGCCATCACCAGCCTCGGCGCCCTCCTCGAAGAGGTGCGCGACGGACTCGGCATGAGCGGCAGCGTGGCCGGCCTGCTCACCTCGGTGCCCCCGCTGTGCTTCGCCGTCTTCGGCGTCATGGCCCCGCGTCTGGCCCGCCGTTTCGGCGCGGGCGCGGTGGTGTGCGCCGGCATGGTCGCCATCACGACGGGCCTGCTCATACGGCCGTACACGGGCTCCACGGCGGGCTTCCTGGCCGCCAGCGCCCTCGCCCTCATGGGCATCGCCGTCAGCAACGTCCTGATGCCGGTCATCGTCAAGCGCTGGTTCCCGGACCGGGTGGGCTCCATGACCGGCCTGTACTCGATGGCCCTGGCCCTCGGTACCTCGGCGGCGGCCGCCGTGACCGTACCGGTGACCGAGGCGCTGGGCGGCAGCTGGCAGTCCGGGCTCGCGGTGTGGGCGGGCCTGGCCGCGGCGGCCGTACTGCCGTGGATTCCGCTCGTACGGGACGGGGGGCCGGCCTCTGCGGAGTCGAAGGTGGCCCGGAGCGTACACACGCGTGTGCAGGGCGCCGGGCCCGTCCGGCACGTACACGCGCGCGTGGAGCCGCCCGCGCTGCGGATCACCCGGAGCCGGACCGCCTGGGCGCTCGCCGTCTTCTTCGGGCTCCAGGCCACCGCCGCCTACATCACCATGGGCTGGATGGCGCAGATCTTCCGGGACGCGGGCGTGCCCGCGGGCACCGCCGGGCTGCTGCTGGCCGTCACGATGGTGATGGGCGTCCCGCTGGCCTTCGTCATCCCGCGCGTGGCCACCCGGCTGCCGCACCAGGGCCCGATCGTGCTCGCGCTCGGCGTCTGCGGTCTCGCCGGATACGCGGGCCTCTACCTCGCTCCCGCCGCCGGAGCCTGGGCCTGGGCCGTCCTGCTCGGTGTCTCCAACTGCGCCTTCCCGCTGGCCCTCACCATGGTCGGGATGCGTGCCAGGACCGGCGCGGGCGTCGCCCAGCTGTCCGCGTTCGCGCAGAGCACCGGCTATCTGATCTCCATCCCGGGACCGCTCCTGGTGGGCGTGCTCTACCAGCACAGCGGCGGCTGGGGCCTGCCGATCGCGCTCATGATCGGCCTGATGATCCCGCAGATGGCGGTCGGGGTCCTCGCGGGCCGCGACCGCACGGTGGAGGAGGAGGCGGCCCGCTGA
- a CDS encoding SGM_5486 family transporter-associated protein, with product MPVLDPNPQNGQKKMLLVFGSFFAIFVIIAIIATIASP from the coding sequence ATGCCAGTGCTCGACCCGAATCCCCAGAACGGCCAGAAGAAGATGCTGCTGGTCTTCGGCTCGTTCTTCGCCATCTTCGTCATCATCGCGATCATCGCGACGATCGCCTCGCCCTGA
- a CDS encoding histidine phosphatase family protein: MSVADPRRIVLFRHAKADWPEVTDHERPLADRGRKDAAEAGRRLVDSAIPLDLALCSTATRTRETWKLAVQEFPHRPKTVYEERIYEASPGELIAVLNETPDDVQNAVLIGHNPGVQGLADVLAGAAEGDARQRMSGRGFPAAAFAVLSFSGPWKALEPGTATLVDYWAPSD, encoded by the coding sequence ATGAGCGTCGCAGATCCCCGCAGGATTGTCCTTTTCCGGCATGCGAAAGCCGACTGGCCCGAGGTGACCGACCACGAGCGGCCGCTCGCCGACCGGGGGCGAAAAGATGCAGCGGAAGCCGGGCGACGGCTGGTCGACTCCGCCATCCCCCTCGACCTGGCCCTCTGCTCCACCGCGACCCGGACCCGTGAGACCTGGAAGCTCGCTGTGCAGGAATTCCCGCACCGGCCGAAAACGGTCTACGAGGAGCGGATCTATGAGGCCTCTCCCGGTGAGCTGATCGCCGTGCTGAACGAGACTCCGGACGACGTGCAGAACGCCGTCCTGATCGGCCACAACCCGGGCGTGCAGGGCCTCGCCGACGTCCTCGCGGGCGCCGCCGAGGGGGACGCCCGCCAGCGGATGAGCGGCCGCGGCTTCCCGGCCGCCGCCTTCGCCGTCCTGTCGTTCAGCGGCCCCTGGAAGGCCCTGGAGCCCGGCACGGCCACCCTCGTCGACTACTGGGCGCCGTCCGACTGA
- the serB gene encoding phosphoserine phosphatase SerB yields the protein MSAEQTSFSDVPTLLVKIFGKDRPGITAGLFDTLAAYSVDVVDIEQVVTRGRMVLCALVTAPPRALEGDLRATVHSWAESIKMQAEIISGLGDNRPRGLGRSLVTVLGHPLTAEATAAIAAKIAKAGGNIDRIFRLAKYPVTAVEFAVSGVETEPLRTALVTDAGKLGVDVAVVAAGLHRRAQRLVVMDVDSTLIQDEVIELFAAHAGCEDEVAEVTAAAMRGELDFEQSLHARVALLGGLDASVVDKVRSEVRLTPGARTLIRTLKRLGFQVGVVSGGFTQVTDDLKDRLGLDFAQANTLEIVDGKLTGRVTGEIVDRAGKARLLRRFAAEAGVPLSQTVAIGDGANDLDMLNAAGLGVAFNAKPVVREAAHTAVNVPFLDTVLYLLGITREEVEAADAHEED from the coding sequence ATGAGCGCTGAGCAGACCTCGTTCTCCGACGTCCCCACCCTTCTCGTCAAGATCTTCGGGAAGGACAGGCCGGGCATCACGGCCGGCCTCTTCGACACCCTCGCCGCCTACTCCGTCGACGTGGTCGACATCGAGCAGGTCGTCACGCGTGGCCGAATGGTGCTGTGCGCGCTCGTGACCGCGCCGCCCCGCGCACTGGAGGGCGATCTGCGGGCGACCGTCCACAGCTGGGCCGAGTCGATCAAGATGCAGGCGGAGATCATCTCCGGTCTCGGCGACAACCGGCCGCGAGGGCTGGGGCGTTCCCTGGTCACCGTGCTCGGGCACCCGCTCACCGCGGAGGCCACCGCCGCGATCGCCGCCAAGATCGCCAAGGCGGGCGGCAACATCGACCGTATCTTCCGGCTGGCCAAGTATCCGGTGACCGCCGTCGAGTTCGCGGTGTCCGGCGTGGAGACCGAGCCCCTGCGCACCGCCCTGGTGACGGACGCCGGCAAGCTCGGCGTGGACGTTGCCGTCGTGGCCGCCGGTCTGCACCGCAGGGCCCAGCGGCTCGTCGTCATGGACGTGGACTCCACGCTCATCCAGGACGAGGTGATCGAACTCTTCGCCGCGCACGCCGGCTGCGAGGACGAGGTCGCCGAGGTGACCGCGGCAGCGATGCGCGGCGAACTGGACTTCGAGCAGTCGCTGCACGCACGCGTGGCCCTGCTGGGGGGGCTGGACGCCTCGGTCGTCGACAAGGTGCGTTCCGAGGTGCGGCTGACGCCGGGCGCGCGGACCCTGATCCGTACGCTGAAGCGGCTCGGCTTCCAAGTCGGTGTCGTCTCGGGCGGGTTCACCCAGGTCACCGACGACCTCAAGGACCGGCTGGGGCTGGACTTCGCCCAGGCGAACACCCTGGAGATCGTCGACGGGAAGCTGACGGGCCGGGTCACCGGGGAGATCGTGGACCGCGCGGGCAAGGCGCGACTGCTGCGCCGGTTCGCCGCCGAGGCGGGGGTGCCGCTGTCCCAGACGGTGGCGATCGGTGACGGCGCCAATGACCTGGACATGCTCAACGCGGCCGGGCTCGGCGTCGCCTTCAACGCCAAGCCGGTGGTGCGGGAGGCCGCGCACACCGCGGTGAACGTGCCCTTCCTCGACACCGTGCTGTATCTGCTGGGCATCACCCGCGAAGAGGTCGAGGCGGCGGACGCGCACGAGGAGGACTGA